ATGCGCCCGCGGGGCAAGGCGGAACGACGCGCCGTAGCCGTCGCTACGGCAAGGAGTTCCAACGCCGCAGCCGCGGGATGCAGCGCGCGCCGAATGCCTACGGGACTTCTGCAACGGTACGCTAGCCCTTCCCCATGGGCAGCGGGTGGTCCACCGGCCTGGGAATCAGGCTCTCGCCTTCGGTCCTGGCCACGAACGACGCGGCGGTCAGGTCGCCGGTCACGTTCACCGCCGTCCTGAGCATGTCCAGAATCCTGTCTACGCCCAGGATCAGCGCTATGCCGGCCGCGGTCTGCTCCTGCATGCCGACGGACTGGAGCACCATGATCAGCATGATGATGCCCGCGCTCGGCACGCCCGCGGTGCCGACGCTCGCCAGCGTGGCGGTGAGCACTATCGTCAACTGCGCCCCCACGTCCAGCGGGACCGCGTAGATCTGCGCGATGAACATCACCGCGACCGCCTGATAGAGGGCCGTCCCGTCCATGTTGATGGTGGCGCCCAGGGGCAGCACGAAGCTGCTCACCTCGTTGGAGATGCCCAGATCCTCCTCGGCCGTCTCCATGGTCAGCGGCAGCGTGGCGTTGGAACTCGAGGTGGAGAAGGCCACCAGCGGCGCCTCCGCGATGCGTTTGAAGAACGTCGCGGGGTTCATGCGTACGACAAACCGCATTACCAGCCCATAGGTACCCAGCGCGTGCAGGAGCAAACCGGCCACCACGGTGATGGCATACAGGGCCAGGGACTGCAACAAGTCCAGCCCGAACTGCGACACTACCGAGGCGATGAGCGCGAACACCGCGTAGGGCGCCAGCTTCATGATCCAGTCGATCAACACCAACACGGCGTCGTTTACCCCGTGGAAGAAGCCCAGGACGGCGTCCCTGCGATCCTCGCGGATGATGCTCACCGCGGCGCCGAAGATGATCGTAAAGATGATCAGCGGTAGCATGTCTCCGTTGGCCGCCGCGGACACGGGGTTCGACGGGACCATGTTGACGAGGACCTCTACCAGGCTCGGCTTGCTCATGGCGAGGTCGACCCGACCCGCGGCTTCCTCAGCGAAGGTCGCCGCCAGGCTGTCCCGGGTGACCGGGTCGATGCGAGAACCGGGTCGCACCACCTGTGACAGAACCAGGCCGATTGTCACCGCGATCGCGGTGGTGCTCAGGTAGAACGCGATCGTCTTGCCCCCGATGCGGCCGAGCTTGCGGATGTCGCCCAGCGACGCGGTGCCGATCAGCAGACTCGCGACCACCAGCGGGATCACCACCATGGTTATCAGCCTGATGAAGATCGTACCCACCGGCTCGACCGTCTGCAGGAAAACCTGGAGCCACGCGAGGTCCGCGACGTTGGCGACCAGTCCGGCGACGACGCCGAGCACCAGACCGATCAGGATCTTGTTGTACAGGGCCATGCTAGCTCCGCTCTCGGGGTTTGGGCGGCGGGAAGTGTGAACGGACCCCGCGCCCCCTCGCAAGGCGGCCAAAGGCCCGGATGTCGCTCGTGAAGCGAGCGCCCCCCGACGCGCGGTGCTATTTTTCGCGCCGATGAGAACGAGAACCTCCTTGCGACACCCGGGCGCGCGGCGGGCTCCACGACCACCGAGTCGGGCCCGGGCCCGGGGCGGCCCGTGTCGCGCCGTGGCGGTCCTGGCGGCAGCGGCCCTGTTGGGCGCCGCCTGCGACGCGGGTCCGGATCCCGCCGCGGACGGCGCGGAACGGGAGGGAGGGCGGCCCAGCGCCGACCGCGCCAAGGCCGCCGACGGCCGCTACCACCGCGAGCTGACGTTTCTGGCGGCCGAGGGCCGACGGGCGCTCGTGTACGCTTCCGCCGCGAACGTAACCGGCGGCGGCGGCGAGGTGCGCTCGCGGGCGTGGGCGGACGACGGCTCGGGCTGGCGCGGCCTCGTAGACGAGTCACGCCGCTTCGCGGAGCTGCGGGAGCCGTGGAGGTTGTTCCCGCTCGGGGCGGCCCGCCTCGTCGTGGGCGATGACGGCGCGCTCGCCCTGATGACGCTGCCCGGACCACGCGGAGCGCTGCGGCTGCGTCCCATCTCGCCACCCACCCAACTGTCCACCGAGTCCGCCCGCATCGGCGTGCGCGAAGCGACGCTGACTACTCCCGAGGACTCCATCGTCGGCGTCCTCGTCGACGTCACCGCGGTCTTCGAGCCGGAGGACTCGGCCCGGGTGGCGCTGCGCGGCGTACTCACTTCGCTGGAAGGTCCCCTGGTGGTGCTCGTGTCCGCGCCAACCGGGGTCGAGGTGCTCGTCGCCGACGTGGGCGAGGTGGATCCCATCGAGTCCGCCATCCGCCTCGAGCCCGGTGTCGGGCGGGGGGAGTGGCGCATCCTGTCCGCCGACACGGGGGTCGTGGGGACTCTCCGGCCGCTGGACGGCGGGGACGGCGCCCCCGGCGACGCGGTATCGGTATCCGGACGCCTCGCGCTCGCCGGCACCCTCTACCCGCTGGCCGGCGTGCTGCGCGTGCCGGCTACGCCGGCGCCCTGAACCCGCGAATGCCTCGATAGTGGACTTGGTCCAGGCGCTGGCCACGGTGTTCTTCGGGGCGCTGGCGGGGGGGATCACCAACTCCGTCGCGATCTGGATGCTGTTCCACCCCTACGAGCCGCCCACGCTCGGCCGACGAAGGCTCTCTCTCCTGCAGGGCGCCATCCCGAAGAACAAGGCGCGCCTGGCGCATCGCATCGGCGCGACCGTCGGCGACAAGCTGCTGACCCCCGAGGATCTCGGACGCACCGTCAGCGAGCCCGCTTTTCGCGAGGCCTTCGACGAGCGACTCGCCGATTTCCTCCGCGCCGCTCTGCACGAGGAGCGGGCCTCTCTGCGAGAGGAGCTGCCGGACGCGCTCGGAGACGCGCTGGAGGGACTCGTCGCGGAGATGTCCGACGGCATCCTGGAGCGACTGGACGCCTACCTGGCGGGCGAGGAGTTCCGGGACCGCGCCGAGGACTGGACCGCGCGCCTGGCCGAAGACGTGGGCGACCAGGAAATCGGCGAGCTGATCACGCCGGAGCGCGAGGAGGCGATCGCCACCGCGGTGGGCGGCTGGCTGGGAGAGGCGGTAGAGGGCGAAGGGTTCGAGAGCGCGATTCACGACTACCTGGACACCGTCGCCGAGCGCATCCTGACGCCCGGCCGCACGTTCGAGGAAATCCTGCCGGTGGGCCTCGTGGGCGCCTTCGAGCGCGGCGTCTCCAGCTACCTGC
The Gemmatimonadota bacterium genome window above contains:
- a CDS encoding dicarboxylate/amino acid:cation symporter, whose amino-acid sequence is MALYNKILIGLVLGVVAGLVANVADLAWLQVFLQTVEPVGTIFIRLITMVVIPLVVASLLIGTASLGDIRKLGRIGGKTIAFYLSTTAIAVTIGLVLSQVVRPGSRIDPVTRDSLAATFAEEAAGRVDLAMSKPSLVEVLVNMVPSNPVSAAANGDMLPLIIFTIIFGAAVSIIREDRRDAVLGFFHGVNDAVLVLIDWIMKLAPYAVFALIASVVSQFGLDLLQSLALYAITVVAGLLLHALGTYGLVMRFVVRMNPATFFKRIAEAPLVAFSTSSSNATLPLTMETAEEDLGISNEVSSFVLPLGATINMDGTALYQAVAVMFIAQIYAVPLDVGAQLTIVLTATLASVGTAGVPSAGIIMLIMVLQSVGMQEQTAAGIALILGVDRILDMLRTAVNVTGDLTAASFVARTEGESLIPRPVDHPLPMGKG